The following proteins are encoded in a genomic region of Debaryomyces hansenii CBS767 chromosome G complete sequence:
- a CDS encoding DEHA2G08866p (similar to uniprot|Q9HEQ6 Candida albicans CHT4 Chitinase), which yields MFDRLSKKLSERIELTHSCSQDSYLFKSCVYFSNWSVYSKKHFPKDIPASNVSHIFYAFIGMDSATGQLKLSDEWADAQLPMESPNDPNKKVCGSLLQLLEIKHMNRHLKVLMSIGGWGTSGLFTEIMSNPSKMENFVNSSIELLLKYRFDGIDIDWEYPANTTEAQLLVELLKRLRTGLDRIQNHSELLLTVASPAGDEQLAVMKLREMDKYLSFWNVMCYDFAGGSWSSKTGFHSNLFGKNGDNSLNCSDTIQKYINQGINSRKLVMGMPCYGRCFYNASRPEIGQHFKSGNGEQDTVDYKQLPMSGTQEEFDNRKVCAYSYDPKSHVMVTYDNQQSARIKAKFVESHKLGGGMWWDSAGDTTNPDRSLILNFVDQLGGVQKLDKSINYIG from the coding sequence ATGTTTGATAGGCTctcaaagaaattatcaGAAAGAATAGAATTGACTCACAGCTGCCTGCAAGATTCATACTTGTTCAAAAGTTGtgtttatttttcaaattggtCTGTTTACAGTAAAAAGCACTTTCCGAAGGATATTCCAGCGAGTAATGTTTCTCATATCTTCTATGCTTTTATTGGCATGGACTCTGCAACTGGTCAATTAAAGCTCTCAGACGAATGGGCAGATGCTCAATTACCAATGGAGTCTCCAAATGACCCGAATAAAAAGGTATGTGGTAGCTTGTTGCAGTTACTCGAGATTAAACATATGAATAGACACCTTAAGGTCCTTATGTCTATTGGAGGATGGGGAACTAGTGGATTATTTACAGAAATTATGTCAAATCCATCCAAGATGGAAAACTTTGTTAATAGCTCAATTGAATTGCTCCTAAAATATAGATTTGACggaattgatattgattggGAATATCCAGCTAACACGACAGAGGCACAACTTTTAGTCGAATTGCTAAAGAGGTTAAGAACGGGGTTGGATAGAATACAGAACCATAGTGAATTGCTACTAACAGTGGCATCACCTGCTGGGGATGAACAATTGGCTGTAATGAAGTTGCGTGAAAtggataaatatttatcattttggAATGTTATGTGTTATGACTTTGCAGGTGGATCATGGTCTTCGAAGACAGGGTTCCATTCCAACTTATTCGGGAAAAATGGAGATAATTCGTTGAATTGTTCCGATACTATTcagaaatatataaatcaagGGATCAATTCTCGTAAATTGGTTATGGGAATGCCGTGCTACGGAAGATGCTTTTATAATGCTTCTAGACCAGAAATTGGCCAACATTTCAAACTGGGTAATGGAGAACAAGATACTGTTGATTATAAGCAACTACCAATGTCAGGCACTCAGGAAGAGTTTGATAATAGAAAGGTCTGTGCCTATAGTTATGATCCAAAATCCCACGTCATGGTTACCTATGATAATCAACAATCCGCTAGAATCAAAGCTAAATTTGTAGAACTGCACAAACTAGGCGGTGGTATGTGGTGGGATTCGGCCGGCGATACCACAAATCCTGATAGatctttgatattgaattttgttGATCAATTAGGCGGAGTTCAAAAGTTGGATAAGAgtataaattatatagggtaa
- a CDS encoding DEHA2G08888p (similar to uniprot|Q06385 Saccharomyces cerevisiae YDR372C VPS74) — protein sequence MSSSGLQRRRGGGKNTGTSTPKPRTSDSIDNERSDDVPDHKIGYDDRDIEDRKSLKLPLLTLMEEVLLMGLKDKEGYLSFWNDNISYALRGCILLELAFRNKITLVNDPARRRFELSDRLVEVIDTEPTGEVLLDEALKIMKNDESHLSVTNWIDLLSGETWNLMKINYQLKQVRERLAKGLVDKGILRTERKNFFLFDMATHPVADKMSKEYIKNRILNLLNSRNVDLESLANDQFPADTSFKYLRSIALVCGSYAANVLENVLLSLNYDKRDQAFARADELLNDFSEFPFNLSHQSPLGIGMNLGQVVGDEIERCSSHELQLELIAAVLSVFARMDSIL from the coding sequence ATGTCATCATCAGGGTTACAAAGACGTCGTGGTGGTGGTAAGAATACAGGGACACTGACACCAAAACCTAGAACATCGGACTCGATTGATAATGAACGAAGCGACGACGTGCCGGACCATAAAATAGGCTATGACGACCGGGATATAGAGGATCGTAAGTCGTTGAAGTTGCCGCTATTAACGTTGATGGAAGAGGTGTTACTTATGGGATTGAAAGATAAGGAGGGATATTTGTCGTTTTGGAACGATAATATTTCGTACGCGTTACGTGGGTGTATTCTATTAGAATTGGCTTTTCGTAATAAAATCACGTTGGTTAATGATCCAGCCAGACgtagatttgaattatccGACAGATTGGTGGAAGTAATTGACACAGAACCTACCGGAGAAGTCTTGTTAGACGAAGCCCttaaaataatgaagaacgACGAATCACATTTGTCCGTCACCAACTGGATTGACTTATTATCCGGAGAAACAtggaatttgatgaaaataaactATCAATTGAAGCAAGTTAGAGAAAGATTAGCTAAAGGATTGGTAGACAAGGGTATTTTAAGAActgaaagaaaaaatttctttttatttgatatggCTACGCACCCAGTTGCCGACAAAATGTctaaagaatatattaagAATAGGATTTTAAACTTGTTAAACTCAAGAAATGTTGATTTGGAATCGTTAGCAAATGATCAATTTCCAGCTGATActtcattcaaatatttaagatCAATTGCATTAGTATGTGGATCGTATGCAGCAAATGTTTTGGAAAACGTATTATTGTCTTTGAATTACGACAAAAGAGATCAGGCATTTGCAAGAGCTGACGAATTGTTAAACGACTTTAGTGAATTCCCTTTTAATTTATCGCATCAAAGTCCTTTGGGCATAGGGATGAATTTAGGTCAAGTCGTTGGTGATGAAATCGAAAGATGTTCGTCTCATGAATTGCAACTCGAATTAATTGCAGCTGTCTTGAGCGTGTTTGCAAGAATGGATTCCATTTTGTGA